A genomic segment from Dietzia psychralcaliphila encodes:
- a CDS encoding aldo/keto reductase has protein sequence MTAPTPQIPLIDLNDGRAIPQLGFGTYQVPPADTEKVVTAALEAGYRHFDTAQMYGNEDGVGRAIAASGVPREELWLTTKLNNSFHERSAALEATERSLEALGGRIDLYLVHWPLAMHDDVARVWEVMEEVRSDHPVDSIGVSNFTPANLARLSEAGLSTPTVNQIESNPYFVNDAVRAACADRGIAVEAWSPLAQGAVFDDPQLTALSEQVDRSVSQVVLRWVLQRGDIVFPKSSNPERMRQNLELFDFELTDEQMASISALHNGTRSGPDPDTFDWRG, from the coding sequence ATGACCGCCCCCACACCACAGATCCCGCTGATCGACCTCAACGACGGCCGTGCGATCCCACAGCTCGGCTTCGGCACCTACCAGGTCCCTCCGGCGGACACCGAGAAGGTCGTCACCGCCGCCCTCGAAGCCGGCTACCGGCACTTCGACACCGCTCAGATGTACGGCAACGAGGACGGGGTGGGCCGGGCGATCGCCGCCTCCGGCGTTCCTCGCGAGGAGCTGTGGCTCACCACCAAGCTCAACAACAGCTTCCACGAGCGCTCGGCGGCGCTCGAGGCCACCGAGCGCTCCCTCGAGGCACTGGGCGGCCGGATCGACCTGTACCTGGTCCACTGGCCGCTGGCGATGCACGACGACGTGGCGCGCGTGTGGGAGGTCATGGAGGAGGTCCGGAGCGACCACCCCGTCGACTCGATCGGCGTCTCCAACTTCACTCCCGCCAACCTGGCCCGACTGTCCGAGGCGGGACTGAGCACCCCCACGGTCAACCAGATCGAGTCCAACCCCTACTTCGTCAACGACGCGGTACGAGCGGCCTGCGCCGACCGCGGGATCGCCGTCGAGGCGTGGAGCCCGCTCGCGCAGGGCGCGGTATTCGACGACCCGCAACTCACGGCGCTGTCGGAGCAGGTCGATCGCTCGGTCTCGCAGGTGGTGCTGCGCTGGGTGCTCCAGCGCGGGGACATCGTCTTTCCCAAGTCCTCGAACCCCGAGCGGATGCGCCAGAACCTGGAGCTGTTCGACTTCGAGCTGACCGATGAGCAGATGGCCTCGATCTCGGCTCTGCACAACGGCACCCGCTCGGGCCCGGACCCGGACACCTTCGACTGGCGCGGCTGA
- a CDS encoding MFS transporter: protein MTTTRAPGDAARVDGPSAGRPSGRMLASYAAGSLGTGAFGTLPGLVLAYYLTDSIGVAAAVATVLVLVPKVIDVLAYPLIGAISDRASHRTGYRTGLMLFGALALPLLFVATFSAPTQWGTTVAGIWVMGFFLLASLAYSCFQVPYLALPAELTGDSAVRVTILAWRVAVLAATILVVGGGGPALREAAGGGSTGYVVMAVAVAALMLAGMLWSTFGAGRRTVLRADAQVGDLGRQYRDGLDALRVTRPFRLLVGLFCLQAVATAVMLAGGQYVATYILGNEAALTGLFLALIGPALVVMPLWARLAHARGKVPALAAATILFTVAALMLIPAGVWPGMWVHVPVALAGVAYAGMQALPMSMLPDTTDMDRELGGRRRSGAMSGLWTASETGSMALGPVVVLALLAVTGFRSGGIADQPDPARWAIILGFSLVPALLTGASLLVIRALGREHPSWTEPA, encoded by the coding sequence ATGACCACCACTCGTGCGCCCGGCGACGCCGCGCGCGTCGACGGTCCGTCCGCCGGGCGGCCCTCGGGCCGGATGTTGGCGTCATACGCGGCGGGGAGTCTGGGTACCGGGGCATTCGGGACCCTGCCCGGGCTGGTGCTCGCCTACTACCTCACCGACTCGATCGGTGTCGCCGCCGCGGTGGCGACGGTGCTGGTGCTGGTGCCCAAGGTGATCGACGTGCTGGCCTACCCGCTCATCGGGGCGATCTCCGACCGGGCCTCGCACCGCACCGGATACCGGACGGGGCTCATGCTGTTCGGGGCGCTCGCGCTGCCCCTGCTCTTCGTGGCCACCTTCTCGGCACCGACCCAGTGGGGCACCACGGTGGCCGGGATCTGGGTCATGGGCTTCTTCCTGCTGGCGTCGTTGGCCTACTCGTGTTTCCAGGTCCCCTACCTGGCACTGCCGGCGGAGCTGACGGGCGACTCCGCCGTGCGGGTGACGATCCTCGCGTGGCGGGTGGCGGTATTGGCCGCGACGATCCTCGTGGTGGGCGGCGGCGGCCCCGCTCTGCGCGAGGCCGCCGGCGGCGGGTCGACCGGGTACGTGGTGATGGCGGTCGCGGTGGCCGCCCTGATGCTCGCCGGCATGCTGTGGTCGACCTTCGGTGCCGGTCGGCGGACGGTCCTGCGGGCGGACGCCCAGGTCGGTGATCTCGGCCGGCAGTACCGCGACGGACTCGACGCGCTGCGGGTGACCCGTCCCTTCCGGCTACTCGTGGGCCTGTTCTGCCTGCAGGCGGTCGCCACGGCGGTGATGCTCGCCGGTGGCCAGTACGTCGCCACGTACATCCTGGGTAACGAGGCCGCATTGACCGGGCTGTTCCTCGCCCTCATCGGACCGGCGCTGGTGGTGATGCCGCTGTGGGCCCGCCTCGCCCACGCCCGGGGCAAGGTCCCCGCTCTGGCGGCCGCGACGATCCTGTTCACCGTGGCCGCTCTCATGCTCATCCCCGCGGGTGTGTGGCCCGGGATGTGGGTCCATGTCCCCGTCGCGCTGGCGGGGGTCGCCTACGCCGGTATGCAGGCTCTTCCCATGTCGATGCTGCCCGACACCACGGACATGGACCGCGAGCTGGGTGGCCGTCGCCGGAGCGGGGCGATGAGCGGGCTGTGGACGGCATCCGAGACCGGATCCATGGCGTTGGGGCCCGTCGTGGTGCTGGCGTTGCTAGCGGTGACCGGCTTCCGCTCGGGCGGAATCGCCGACCAGCCCGACCCCGCCCGCTGGGCCATCATCCTCGGCTTCTCCCTGGTTCCCGCACTTCTGACCGGTGCGAGTCTGCTGGTCATCCGGGCGCTGGGCCGCGAACACCCGAGCTGGACGGAGCCCGCATGA
- the acnA gene encoding aconitate hydratase AcnA → MTASIDSFGAKGTLEVGGQAYEIYRLSAVEGASKLPYSLKVLTENLLRTEDGKNVTKAHIEALAGWDPAAEPDTEIQFTPARVIMQDFTGVPCIVDLATMREAVKTLGGDPDKVNPLAPAEMVIDHSVIIESFGGRDSFDKNVEIEYQRNEERYQFLRWGQGAFDDFKVVPPGTGIVHQVNIEYLARSIMVRNGQAYPDTCVGTDSHTTMENGLGVLGWGVGGIEAEAAMLGQPISMLIPRVVGFKLTGSIKPGVTATDVVLTITEMLRKHGVVGKFVEFYGAGVAAVPLANRATIGNMSPEFGSTCAMFPIDGETIDYLRLTGRDEEQLALVEAYAKEQGMWLHADAEEPVFSEYLELDLGEVVPSIAGPKRPQDRIELTDAKSAFRKDIHNYVDAGVNPLGDTEKGRMQSEGGAPSDNVGTATLSHAEEGSVRADASAGAEGRPSKPVEVTVDGTEMTLDHGIVSIASITSCTNTSNPSVMIGAGLLARKAHEKGLKAKPWVKTSMAPGSQVVTEYYERAGLWPDLEALGFYLVGYGCTTCIGNSGPLPEEISNAIQEHDLTATAVLSGNRNFEGRINQDVKMNYLASPPLVIAYSIAGTMDFDFEADSLGKDKDGNDVFLKDIWPSTEEIEETIKASISSNEYTSKYADVFAGDERWRGLSTPDGKTFEWDEKSTYVRKPPYFDGMQMELTPVEDVKGARVLAKLGDSVTTDHISPASTIKPGTPAAQYLDENGVSRQDYNSFGSRRGNHEVMIRGTFANIRLQNQLLDGVTGGYTRDFTQEGAPQAFIYDAAQNYAAQGTPLVVLGGKEYGTGSSRDWAAKGTSLLGVKAVITESFERIHRSNLIGMGVIPLQFPEGESHETLGLDGTESFDISGISELNNGTTPKTVKVVATKEDGSKVEFDAKVRIDTPGEAEYYRNGGILQYVLRNMIKG, encoded by the coding sequence GTGACAGCAAGCATTGACAGCTTTGGCGCCAAGGGGACCCTAGAGGTCGGCGGCCAAGCCTATGAGATCTACCGCCTCTCGGCGGTCGAGGGAGCCTCGAAGCTCCCCTATTCCCTCAAGGTCCTCACCGAGAACCTGCTGCGTACGGAGGACGGCAAGAACGTCACCAAGGCGCACATCGAAGCCCTGGCGGGCTGGGACCCCGCCGCCGAGCCCGACACCGAGATCCAGTTCACGCCCGCCCGTGTGATCATGCAGGACTTCACCGGTGTGCCCTGCATCGTCGACCTCGCCACCATGCGCGAGGCCGTCAAGACCCTCGGCGGCGACCCCGACAAGGTCAACCCCCTCGCGCCGGCCGAGATGGTCATCGACCACTCGGTGATCATCGAGTCATTCGGTGGCCGGGATTCGTTCGACAAGAACGTCGAGATCGAGTACCAGCGCAACGAGGAGCGGTACCAGTTCCTCCGCTGGGGCCAGGGCGCGTTCGACGACTTCAAGGTCGTCCCCCCGGGCACCGGCATCGTGCACCAGGTCAACATCGAGTATCTGGCGCGCTCCATCATGGTCCGCAACGGTCAGGCCTACCCCGACACCTGCGTGGGTACCGACTCGCACACCACCATGGAGAACGGGCTCGGCGTCCTGGGCTGGGGCGTCGGTGGTATCGAGGCCGAGGCCGCCATGCTCGGTCAGCCGATCTCTATGCTCATCCCCCGCGTCGTGGGCTTCAAGCTCACCGGGTCGATCAAGCCGGGCGTCACCGCCACGGACGTCGTCCTGACGATCACCGAGATGCTGCGCAAGCACGGCGTGGTGGGCAAGTTCGTGGAGTTCTACGGCGCCGGTGTCGCGGCCGTGCCCCTGGCCAACCGCGCCACCATCGGCAACATGAGCCCGGAGTTCGGTTCCACCTGTGCCATGTTCCCGATCGACGGCGAGACGATCGACTACCTGCGCCTGACGGGTCGCGACGAGGAGCAGCTCGCTCTGGTCGAGGCCTACGCCAAGGAACAGGGTATGTGGCTCCACGCGGACGCCGAGGAGCCCGTCTTCTCCGAGTACCTCGAGCTCGACCTGGGCGAGGTCGTCCCGTCGATCGCCGGCCCGAAGCGTCCGCAGGACCGCATCGAGCTGACCGACGCCAAGAGCGCCTTCCGCAAGGACATCCACAACTACGTGGACGCCGGCGTCAATCCCCTCGGCGACACCGAGAAGGGCCGGATGCAGTCCGAGGGCGGTGCCCCGTCAGACAACGTCGGGACCGCGACCCTCTCCCACGCCGAGGAGGGCTCGGTCCGTGCCGACGCGTCCGCCGGCGCCGAGGGCCGACCGTCCAAGCCCGTCGAGGTGACCGTCGACGGTACCGAGATGACCCTGGACCACGGCATCGTCTCGATCGCCTCGATCACCTCCTGCACCAACACGTCCAACCCGTCGGTGATGATCGGTGCCGGGCTCCTCGCGCGCAAGGCACACGAGAAGGGACTCAAGGCCAAGCCGTGGGTCAAGACTTCCATGGCTCCGGGTTCACAGGTCGTCACCGAGTACTACGAGCGCGCCGGCCTGTGGCCGGACCTGGAGGCCCTCGGCTTCTACCTCGTGGGCTACGGCTGCACCACCTGCATCGGCAACTCCGGACCGCTGCCGGAGGAGATCTCCAACGCGATCCAGGAGCACGACCTGACCGCCACCGCGGTCCTGTCCGGTAACCGCAACTTCGAAGGCCGGATCAACCAGGACGTCAAGATGAACTACCTGGCGTCCCCGCCGCTGGTCATCGCGTACTCGATCGCCGGCACCATGGACTTCGACTTCGAGGCCGATTCCCTGGGCAAGGACAAGGACGGCAACGACGTCTTCCTCAAGGACATCTGGCCCTCCACCGAGGAGATCGAGGAGACCATCAAGGCCTCCATCTCCTCCAACGAGTACACGTCCAAGTACGCCGACGTCTTCGCCGGTGACGAGCGCTGGCGCGGGCTCAGCACCCCGGACGGCAAGACGTTCGAGTGGGACGAGAAGTCGACCTACGTGCGGAAGCCCCCGTACTTCGACGGTATGCAGATGGAGCTGACCCCGGTCGAGGACGTCAAGGGCGCCCGCGTACTGGCCAAGCTCGGCGACTCGGTCACCACCGACCACATCTCGCCGGCCTCGACCATCAAGCCGGGTACCCCGGCCGCGCAGTACCTCGACGAGAACGGGGTGTCCCGCCAGGACTACAACTCGTTCGGTTCGCGGCGCGGAAACCACGAGGTCATGATCCGTGGCACGTTCGCCAACATCCGTCTCCAGAACCAGCTCCTGGACGGCGTGACGGGCGGCTACACGCGTGACTTCACGCAGGAGGGCGCCCCGCAGGCGTTCATCTACGACGCCGCGCAGAACTATGCCGCACAGGGCACCCCGCTCGTGGTGCTCGGTGGCAAGGAGTACGGCACGGGCTCGTCGCGCGACTGGGCCGCCAAGGGCACCAGCCTGCTCGGCGTCAAGGCCGTCATCACCGAGTCGTTCGAGCGCATCCACCGCTCGAACCTCATCGGCATGGGAGTCATCCCGCTGCAGTTCCCCGAGGGCGAGTCGCACGAGACCCTCGGACTGGACGGCACGGAGTCGTTCGACATCTCGGGCATCTCCGAGCTGAACAACGGCACCACGCCCAAGACGGTCAAGGTCGTCGCCACCAAGGAGGACGGCTCGAAGGTCGAGTTCGACGCCAAGGTGCGCATCGACACGCCCGGCGAGGCGGAGTACTACCGCAACGGTGGCATCCTGCAGTACGTGCTGCGCAACATGATCAAGGGCTGA
- a CDS encoding alpha/beta fold hydrolase, producing the protein MTWRRGVVSALSVGTTGLRRVRRPADDSGPAFDLTYVRTGPRTVCPTVVVPGGPGLGSVLPYRGLRRWAARLGLDLIMVEHRGVGLSRTDLVGRDLPVSAMRVSAVTDDITAVLDREEADTAFLAGSSYGSYVVSCLGARHPDRVSGMLLDSTLQSAADIGIERRAVRSLLWDADTPIAADVRSLYEGGVDERLLFDVVRAAYELGGAELLGPLLRERLRREREQRPSGAAWRLLEAYATRDDSIANVPGLYEFDIAGAIGFRELGYGAPADGLPLDPALTYAPISHLFPSFEAEPVDLNRETARFTWPIVLLSGNRDLRTPPRIAERVASLAPDAAVTRIENGHSALDTHPAALLSALTHLTTGRHEQLPGRSDALDALPRRGLAARLPRLLALLLRVEASWGGR; encoded by the coding sequence ATGACCTGGCGCCGCGGCGTGGTGTCGGCGCTGTCCGTCGGCACAACGGGGCTGCGCAGAGTCAGACGACCGGCAGATGACTCCGGCCCCGCGTTCGATCTGACCTACGTGCGGACCGGCCCGCGCACCGTCTGCCCGACGGTGGTGGTCCCCGGCGGTCCGGGCCTCGGCTCGGTGTTGCCCTATCGGGGTCTGCGGCGGTGGGCCGCCCGCCTCGGGCTCGACCTGATCATGGTGGAACACCGCGGCGTGGGACTTTCCCGCACCGACCTCGTCGGCCGGGACCTGCCGGTCTCCGCGATGCGGGTCTCCGCCGTCACCGACGACATCACCGCGGTGCTGGATCGCGAGGAGGCGGACACCGCCTTCCTGGCCGGGTCCTCATACGGCAGCTACGTGGTCTCCTGTCTCGGTGCCCGACATCCCGATCGGGTGTCCGGGATGCTGCTGGATTCCACCCTGCAGTCGGCGGCGGACATCGGCATCGAGCGGAGGGCCGTGCGGTCGCTCCTCTGGGACGCGGACACCCCGATCGCGGCGGATGTGCGGAGCCTCTACGAGGGGGGTGTGGACGAGCGACTCCTGTTCGACGTGGTCCGCGCAGCGTATGAACTGGGAGGCGCGGAGTTGCTCGGTCCGTTGCTGCGGGAGCGGCTGCGGCGGGAGCGAGAGCAGCGGCCGAGTGGAGCGGCCTGGCGACTCCTGGAGGCCTACGCCACCCGGGACGACTCGATCGCGAACGTGCCCGGGTTGTACGAGTTCGACATCGCCGGAGCGATCGGTTTCCGTGAACTGGGATACGGCGCCCCAGCGGATGGCCTGCCACTCGATCCCGCGCTCACCTATGCACCGATATCGCACCTGTTCCCCTCGTTCGAGGCGGAACCGGTGGACCTGAACCGTGAGACAGCCCGGTTCACCTGGCCGATCGTGTTGCTCAGCGGCAACCGGGATCTCCGCACCCCGCCGCGCATCGCCGAGCGGGTGGCGTCGCTCGCGCCGGACGCGGCAGTCACCCGAATCGAGAACGGCCACAGTGCGCTGGACACCCATCCGGCGGCGCTCTTGAGCGCGCTCACGCACCTCACCACCGGACGGCACGAGCAGCTGCCGGGACGGTCCGACGCACTGGACGCTCTCCCCCGCCGAGGGCTCGCGGCCAGACTCCCCCGCCTGCTCGCACTCCTGCTACGGGTGGAGGCATCCTGGGGCGGACGGTGA
- a CDS encoding carbamoyl-phosphate synthase large subunit, with product MMRVLVTSSRNTFALDIIRKLGSLGHTVVASDTFPGATGSHSKYLAGHAVTASPRYDTDRFIADVNRIVAEYDIDLIIPTFEEVFYLSARVADLPEGVTLFGGSFSTLARLHDKASFQRLVKRAGVPIPETIVATDHDSLVAATEKYPRYFARAAFSRGGVGLLTNTGPLAGKMSVDDCHPTEEQPWLVQPFVDGPMVCTYSTIVDGRVTSHCTYRAPEQWAHSTGITFLAVDSTDTLDYTQRIVDALDTGFTGQLSFDFVDNDGELYSIECNPRPTNGVILLEAEQLEQALTGRNDEAFVVEPGVERQISLAVLADAFAEPLKHLPTSLHDLLHVRDVGSGWHDSFAMMWSPATLVHGAKLSHGQRKELLGALGDDIVWNGEPIAGMSAADAAALEDVHEQRI from the coding sequence ATGATGCGCGTACTCGTCACCAGTTCCAGGAACACCTTCGCCCTGGACATCATCCGCAAGCTCGGCAGCCTCGGCCACACAGTTGTGGCGAGCGACACTTTTCCGGGCGCGACGGGCAGCCACTCCAAGTACCTCGCGGGGCATGCCGTCACGGCGTCTCCCCGCTACGACACCGACCGGTTCATCGCCGACGTGAACCGGATCGTCGCTGAGTACGACATCGACCTCATCATCCCGACCTTCGAGGAGGTGTTCTACCTCTCGGCCCGGGTCGCGGACCTGCCCGAGGGCGTGACGCTGTTCGGCGGCAGCTTCTCCACACTCGCCCGGTTGCACGACAAGGCGAGCTTCCAACGCCTGGTGAAGCGGGCGGGGGTGCCGATTCCCGAGACCATCGTCGCGACCGACCACGACTCGCTCGTGGCAGCTACCGAGAAGTACCCACGCTATTTCGCCCGGGCGGCGTTCTCCCGCGGCGGTGTGGGTCTGCTGACGAACACCGGGCCGCTGGCCGGCAAGATGTCCGTCGACGACTGCCACCCCACTGAGGAACAGCCGTGGCTGGTGCAGCCGTTCGTCGACGGCCCGATGGTGTGCACCTACAGCACGATCGTGGACGGCAGGGTCACCTCGCACTGCACCTACCGCGCCCCGGAGCAGTGGGCGCACAGCACGGGCATCACCTTCCTCGCGGTGGACAGCACCGACACCCTCGATTACACCCAGCGCATCGTCGATGCGCTCGACACCGGATTCACGGGCCAGCTCTCCTTCGACTTCGTCGACAACGACGGAGAGCTCTACTCCATCGAGTGCAACCCCCGCCCGACCAATGGCGTCATCCTGCTCGAGGCGGAGCAGCTCGAGCAGGCGCTCACCGGGCGGAACGACGAGGCGTTCGTCGTCGAGCCGGGTGTCGAGCGCCAGATCAGCCTGGCCGTGCTCGCCGACGCGTTCGCCGAGCCGCTCAAGCACCTGCCCACCTCACTTCACGACCTGCTCCACGTGAGGGACGTCGGATCGGGGTGGCACGATTCCTTCGCCATGATGTGGAGTCCCGCGACTCTCGTCCACGGTGCCAAGCTGAGCCACGGCCAACGCAAGGAGCTGCTGGGCGCACTGGGCGATGACATCGTGTGGAACGGCGAGCCGATCGCCGGGATGAGCGCCGCTGACGCCGCCGCGCTCGAGGATGTCCACGAGCAGCGGATCTGA
- a CDS encoding GAP family protein: protein MPTLVGFGLALGFSPVLYGATADILGRNQNVRARLTWLLSGLVTGATVLALVLHGLNPANLLAQVHDRTDAVVENRFVDLTVGVILLLVAAGMALWVQIVPDAPPRKVREPDQNAPPASLFVLGFSAAIVGITTLPIMYLTGRLVESLSTDPFLRLIAYSVFVVALVEPFVLLAWIWSRFPVATTKVTEAYGRMLAWDFRWVACALMTFGGLLLIGFTLFVHR from the coding sequence GTGCCTACGCTTGTCGGGTTCGGTCTGGCCCTGGGCTTCAGTCCGGTGCTCTACGGCGCGACCGCGGACATCCTCGGGCGGAATCAGAACGTGCGTGCCCGCCTCACCTGGTTGCTCTCGGGTCTGGTCACCGGGGCCACCGTGCTCGCCCTGGTGTTGCACGGTCTCAATCCCGCGAATCTCCTGGCACAGGTGCATGACCGCACTGATGCGGTGGTCGAGAATCGATTCGTCGACCTCACCGTGGGCGTAATCCTGCTGCTCGTGGCAGCCGGCATGGCACTGTGGGTGCAGATCGTGCCCGACGCCCCTCCGAGGAAGGTGCGCGAACCCGACCAGAACGCTCCGCCCGCCAGCCTGTTCGTGCTCGGATTCAGCGCAGCCATCGTCGGCATTACCACGCTCCCGATCATGTACCTCACCGGCCGACTGGTCGAGAGCTTGAGCACCGACCCCTTCCTTCGACTGATCGCCTACAGCGTCTTCGTGGTGGCCCTGGTCGAACCCTTCGTCCTGCTCGCCTGGATCTGGTCCCGGTTCCCGGTCGCCACGACCAAGGTCACCGAGGCGTACGGACGGATGCTGGCGTGGGACTTCCGTTGGGTGGCCTGTGCCCTGATGACCTTCGGAGGACTGTTATTGATCGGCTTCACCCTGTTCGTGCACCGCTGA
- a CDS encoding aminotransferase class V-fold PLP-dependent enzyme — MTVEPPDTDPLEALIARRGEAALETLAALRASDPPTTGGRVLSYVYDSGLEGVDEVAVRAAGLAHGVNDLDPTVFGSVAKIHGGIVTRVRAILGGDGGDGPGDDDEVHGVVTSGGTESCVLACLAAREVSGRAPGSGGTIVAPVTVHAAFRKASHVLGMRFVGVEVDPATGRVAAADLLAAVDHDTCLVVCSAPSYPTGVIDPVEQVAAGLEADHDPRIGLHVDACLGGLVLPFWPGGVGSIWDLRIDRVTSISADLHKYGFAPKGTSVLLSRGRARHRASWFSTVDWPGYPVVNPTLSGSKPLEPAAAAWAVLEALGDDGQSELVARTAGATGRLVEGLAGIEGLRVIDSDPGPLIAVVADRSAGDGRRVHPHLWADECGRRGIAVQAQPAYRQERGALSSSSHLTITPVTERLTDEILNVAHAAADAVRGMPDPAPPAAFADVLAALEAGALSPDDLLALPEDDVHAMVAGVLAGDGEDGGMAALLAAIERLPAEVGARLVRAYLAAVMEG; from the coding sequence ATGACAGTCGAACCACCGGACACCGATCCCCTGGAGGCCCTGATCGCCCGGCGAGGCGAGGCGGCCCTTGAGACGCTGGCGGCGCTGCGGGCGTCGGACCCGCCCACGACCGGCGGCCGGGTGCTCTCCTATGTCTACGACTCGGGACTCGAGGGCGTGGACGAGGTGGCCGTGCGCGCGGCCGGCCTGGCGCACGGCGTCAACGACCTGGACCCGACAGTGTTCGGGTCGGTCGCCAAGATCCACGGTGGGATCGTGACGAGGGTCCGCGCGATCCTGGGCGGTGACGGTGGAGACGGTCCGGGGGACGACGACGAGGTCCACGGTGTCGTGACATCGGGCGGTACCGAGAGTTGCGTGCTGGCGTGTCTGGCGGCTCGGGAGGTCTCGGGGCGTGCCCCCGGCAGCGGCGGGACGATCGTCGCCCCGGTGACCGTCCACGCCGCGTTCCGCAAGGCCTCCCACGTCCTCGGGATGCGGTTCGTCGGCGTCGAGGTGGACCCCGCCACGGGCCGGGTGGCCGCGGCGGACCTGCTGGCCGCCGTGGATCACGACACCTGCCTGGTGGTGTGCTCGGCACCCTCCTACCCCACCGGCGTGATCGACCCGGTGGAGCAGGTGGCAGCAGGGCTGGAGGCCGACCACGACCCGCGGATCGGGCTGCACGTGGACGCCTGCCTCGGGGGCCTGGTCCTGCCGTTCTGGCCGGGCGGGGTGGGATCGATCTGGGACCTCCGGATCGATCGCGTCACCAGCATCTCGGCAGATCTCCACAAGTACGGGTTCGCCCCCAAGGGCACCTCGGTGCTGCTCAGCCGGGGCCGCGCCAGGCACCGCGCATCCTGGTTCTCCACCGTCGACTGGCCGGGTTACCCGGTGGTCAACCCAACCCTGTCCGGGTCCAAGCCCCTCGAACCCGCGGCTGCCGCGTGGGCGGTACTCGAGGCTCTGGGCGACGACGGTCAGTCCGAACTCGTGGCCCGCACCGCCGGGGCGACCGGACGCCTCGTGGAGGGGCTGGCCGGCATCGAGGGACTGCGCGTGATCGACTCCGATCCGGGACCCCTCATCGCCGTGGTGGCCGACAGGTCCGCGGGAGATGGCCGACGTGTCCATCCCCACCTGTGGGCTGACGAGTGCGGTCGCAGGGGCATCGCCGTGCAGGCGCAACCGGCCTACCGGCAGGAGCGAGGGGCCTTGTCGTCGTCATCCCACCTCACCATCACCCCGGTGACCGAACGGCTGACGGACGAGATCCTGAACGTGGCCCACGCGGCTGCTGACGCGGTACGCGGCATGCCAGACCCGGCGCCTCCGGCCGCGTTCGCCGACGTGCTGGCCGCGCTGGAGGCCGGCGCACTCTCCCCTGACGACCTGCTCGCCCTCCCCGAGGACGATGTGCACGCGATGGTAGCCGGAGTGCTCGCCGGCGACGGGGAAGACGGCGGGATGGCCGCACTGCTCGCGGCAATCGAACGCCTCCCGGCCGAGGTGGGTGCCCGGCTGGTGCGCGCCTACCTCGCCGCTGTGATGGAGGGGTGA
- a CDS encoding TetR/AcrR family transcriptional regulator, which yields MPRVSQDHMDARRREILSGARECFAEFGFEGATVRRLEETTGLSRGAIFHHFDDKDALFLALAHDDAAAMAATVAEQGLVQVMREILADPQEFSWLGTRLEIARRIRTDPSFRERWTDRQAELDAAVLARLREQKDSGRMRTDVPDDVLRVYLDIVLDGLITHLATGRGTAHVSAMLDLVEASLRTGRD from the coding sequence ATGCCCAGGGTCAGTCAGGACCACATGGACGCCCGGCGTCGCGAGATCCTGTCGGGGGCGCGCGAGTGCTTTGCCGAGTTCGGGTTCGAGGGCGCGACGGTCCGGCGCCTGGAGGAGACCACGGGCCTCAGCCGCGGTGCGATCTTCCACCACTTCGACGACAAGGACGCACTGTTCCTCGCGCTGGCACACGACGATGCCGCGGCGATGGCGGCCACGGTCGCCGAGCAGGGTCTGGTGCAGGTGATGCGTGAGATCCTCGCCGATCCGCAGGAGTTCTCGTGGCTCGGCACCCGTCTGGAGATCGCGCGCCGCATCCGCACCGACCCGTCCTTCCGAGAGCGGTGGACCGACCGGCAGGCGGAACTCGACGCGGCCGTCCTGGCCCGCCTGCGGGAGCAGAAGGACTCCGGCAGGATGCGCACGGACGTCCCCGACGACGTGCTCCGCGTCTACCTCGACATCGTGCTCGACGGGCTCATCACCCACCTCGCCACAGGGCGCGGGACCGCGCACGTCAGTGCGATGCTCGACCTGGTGGAGGCCTCCCTGCGCACCGGTCGCGACTGA
- a CDS encoding universal stress protein: protein MNAKPVVVGVDGGPDSLRALAWAAEYASTAGAPLIALTAVETPAAVGPYAMAGWVDPSILEDRAHTMLTDAVRDTLGHEASVEQIVVRGHPAEAIVAASKDARLVVVGNRGRGGFAGMLLGSVSQHVVPHARCPVVVLPHQHADQDRGPGQ, encoded by the coding sequence ATGAACGCAAAGCCAGTCGTCGTGGGAGTAGACGGTGGACCAGACTCGCTGAGAGCCCTGGCCTGGGCCGCCGAGTACGCGAGCACTGCCGGGGCGCCCTTGATCGCCCTCACCGCCGTCGAGACCCCCGCCGCCGTCGGTCCGTACGCCATGGCCGGCTGGGTGGACCCGTCGATTCTGGAGGACAGGGCGCACACCATGCTCACCGACGCCGTGCGTGACACCCTGGGTCACGAGGCCAGCGTTGAGCAGATCGTCGTCCGCGGCCATCCGGCGGAGGCCATCGTCGCGGCGTCGAAGGATGCCCGTCTCGTGGTGGTGGGCAACCGGGGGCGGGGCGGTTTCGCCGGCATGCTCCTGGGCTCGGTGAGCCAGCACGTCGTTCCGCACGCTCGGTGCCCGGTCGTGGTCCTGCCACACCAGCACGCCGATCAGGATCGGGGCCCCGGGCAGTAG